A genomic window from Yoonia rosea includes:
- the yajC gene encoding preprotein translocase subunit YajC, which translates to MRPADLIMLLLIFAIMYFLLIRPQQKKLKEHAAMIEGLRRGDQIITQGGLVGKIVKVKEDGTNEVEVEIAKGVNVRVVKSTIATVMNKTEPAKT; encoded by the coding sequence ATGAGACCTGCCGACCTGATTATGCTCTTGTTGATCTTCGCGATCATGTATTTCCTGCTGATCCGTCCGCAGCAAAAGAAGCTGAAAGAGCATGCTGCCATGATTGAGGGCCTGCGCCGGGGTGACCAGATCATCACCCAAGGCGGTCTGGTCGGTAAGATCGTGAAAGTCAAAGAAGACGGCACCAATGAAGTCGAAGTCGAGATTGCCAAGGGCGTGAACGTCCGCGTGGTCAAATCGACGATTGCGACCGTCATGAATAAAACAGAACCGGCAAAAACCTAA